A stretch of Thermomicrobium roseum DSM 5159 DNA encodes these proteins:
- a CDS encoding DUF151 domain-containing protein codes for MSDLVPIVVQGISWSQQHGQPLVLLRGLGTDCWFAVSADVEEARAFSSCTCTAERTRRRLARLASQLLRVAGGEIEQIVLRVDGEQILRAHLLVRSSTGTTTVETFGLDALVLAAELGIMPVMRWQELAALAASSQRAENASDETATELPPAIQRLLAELEERGFGTDDS; via the coding sequence ATGAGTGATCTGGTTCCGATCGTCGTGCAAGGGATCAGCTGGTCGCAGCAGCATGGGCAGCCGCTCGTCCTCTTGCGCGGGCTGGGCACCGACTGCTGGTTCGCAGTATCGGCTGATGTCGAGGAGGCGCGAGCCTTCTCCTCCTGCACCTGCACCGCCGAGCGAACCCGGCGTCGGCTGGCTCGCCTGGCGAGCCAACTCCTGCGCGTGGCCGGAGGGGAGATCGAGCAGATCGTGCTCCGAGTGGACGGGGAGCAGATCCTGCGCGCCCACCTCCTCGTCCGGAGCAGCACGGGCACGACGACGGTGGAGACCTTTGGGCTCGACGCACTCGTCCTCGCCGCTGAGTTGGGGATCATGCCGGTCATGCGCTGGCAAGAACTCGCCGCATTGGCCGCCAGCAGTCAGCGCGCTGAGAACGCGAGCGACGAGACAGCGACCGAACTTCCCCCGGCGATCCAGCGACTGCTGGCCGAGCTCGAGGAGCGCGGCTTCGGGACGGACGACTCATGA
- a CDS encoding ABC transporter substrate-binding protein encodes MNRRRFLAFSVSALASSLLAACGGGAGPTPTPTTAPSPTPASAPVQTPVAAASPTPQVAATPTVARPATPFKIGVVVAQTGNLASSGRRHIEGMQLALDELGNTAAGRQLQLLPADSAGNPDQAKTHVRRLVESDKVDVITGFTITPELTAVRDYLHEQKQVTIVSIAGWPPLTRDPKVRSPYIFRSSFCQGQYEFIQAKWAYEKGGYRNIALMAPDYTTGRTVAQIFGDYFKKSGGQIAAEVYPPLDTTDFGPYLQRILQDAANADAVWAWFIGADAIRFMTQYQEFGLKDRYPLLGGAEVGDDPYLPEVGEAALGIVSAINYAARYDRPQNKEFVAKFQQKFNRLPGHLEYWGYITVMILAHALETVKGDTSDEDAFLQAIRNVRFQGPMNEVRFHPEAQGVITTVLVRRVEKLPDGTLGNVVLDEYPNIDDLSF; translated from the coding sequence ATGAATCGCCGGCGTTTTCTCGCCTTTTCGGTATCCGCGCTCGCCAGTAGTCTTCTCGCGGCTTGTGGCGGTGGTGCAGGCCCGACACCGACACCTACGACGGCACCGTCGCCGACACCAGCCAGTGCACCCGTTCAGACGCCAGTGGCTGCGGCTTCACCGACTCCTCAGGTCGCTGCCACGCCGACCGTCGCCCGGCCGGCAACCCCCTTCAAGATCGGTGTCGTGGTCGCTCAGACGGGGAATCTGGCATCTTCCGGTCGGCGCCACATCGAGGGGATGCAGCTCGCACTCGACGAGTTGGGCAACACTGCTGCTGGTCGTCAATTGCAACTGTTGCCAGCCGATTCGGCTGGGAATCCGGATCAGGCGAAGACGCATGTCCGGCGACTGGTCGAAAGCGACAAGGTCGATGTCATCACCGGCTTCACCATAACGCCTGAACTGACTGCGGTGCGTGATTACCTGCACGAGCAAAAGCAAGTCACCATTGTCTCGATCGCCGGCTGGCCACCCCTGACCCGGGATCCCAAGGTCCGCAGTCCATACATCTTCCGCTCGTCCTTCTGCCAGGGGCAGTACGAGTTTATCCAAGCCAAGTGGGCGTATGAGAAGGGTGGCTATCGGAATATCGCTCTCATGGCCCCCGACTACACGACTGGCCGAACGGTAGCTCAGATCTTCGGCGATTACTTCAAGAAGTCGGGTGGTCAAATCGCTGCTGAGGTCTATCCGCCGCTCGATACGACCGATTTCGGGCCCTATCTCCAGCGCATCCTTCAGGATGCTGCGAACGCCGATGCCGTGTGGGCCTGGTTCATCGGTGCCGACGCTATCCGTTTCATGACCCAGTACCAGGAGTTCGGCCTCAAGGATCGCTATCCCCTGCTCGGCGGTGCCGAGGTCGGTGATGACCCCTATCTCCCGGAGGTCGGCGAAGCAGCTCTCGGCATCGTCAGTGCGATCAACTACGCAGCACGTTATGATCGGCCACAGAACAAGGAGTTCGTCGCCAAGTTCCAGCAGAAGTTCAATCGTCTCCCTGGTCACCTGGAGTACTGGGGCTACATCACCGTCATGATCCTCGCGCATGCTCTGGAGACCGTTAAGGGAGATACCAGTGACGAGGACGCCTTCCTGCAAGCGATCCGCAATGTCCGATTCCAGGGCCCGATGAACGAAGTTCGCTTCCACCCTGAAGCCCAAGGTGTGATCACCACGGTGCTCGTGCGCCGCGTCGAAAAGTTGCCCGATGGGACGCTCGGCAACGTGGTGCTCGACGAATATCCGAATATCGATGATCTCTCCTTCTGA
- the pepF gene encoding oligoendopeptidase F — MTVVLTRDAVPIEETWNLADLFASPEDWEREREAVLAELAKLESLRGTLQQGPRQVLEVLTLADELDQRVSKLFAYALLARDQDTRDTAAAERYERAVHVGTVAGRASAWIAPELLTSYDDAALLGMIEQEPGLAPFRRLLERLVRERPHVRSAEVEQLLAETMPLAQAPATAFTLLDNADIRYGTVTDVDGTTIELTKGRYQLLLERRERRVRQEAYQVFHAPYIAHRHTLAALLSAANQRDTFYARARRYESALAAALHPDNIPLEVYTTLIDLVRQHRHLLQRYLAVRKRVLSLERLRTYDLYVPLVERADHRYTYAEARELVLAALRPLGSEYIEPLQQGLASRWVDVHETVGKRSGGYSLGVYGVHPYILLNWNGTLREVFTLAHEVGHAMHSYFSSRAQPHPTAEYTIFVAEVASTFNERLLTHALLERATDARERAALVNDALDTFRIALFRQTLFAEFELLTHQAVERGEGLSADGLCELYGRLISEYYGPDLEVDEEVRHEWSRVPHFYRAFYVYQYATGLVAATALARAVLAGDEAAQQRYLAFLAAGSSKDSLDLLRDAGVDLTTPEPYLAAFATMEQDLVTLEEALTQLGILQSA, encoded by the coding sequence ATGACCGTGGTCTTGACACGCGATGCGGTACCGATCGAAGAGACCTGGAACCTCGCTGACCTCTTCGCCAGTCCGGAGGACTGGGAGCGAGAGCGCGAGGCAGTGCTCGCGGAACTCGCCAAGCTGGAATCCTTGCGCGGAACCCTGCAGCAGGGGCCGCGGCAAGTCCTCGAGGTCCTGACCCTGGCCGACGAACTCGACCAGCGGGTGAGCAAGCTTTTCGCCTATGCCCTGCTCGCGCGCGATCAGGACACGCGCGACACGGCCGCGGCCGAGCGATACGAGCGAGCTGTCCATGTGGGGACGGTGGCGGGCCGCGCCTCGGCGTGGATCGCACCAGAACTCCTGACCAGCTATGACGACGCAGCCCTCCTGGGCATGATCGAGCAGGAACCGGGCCTGGCCCCGTTCCGACGGCTCCTGGAACGACTGGTACGGGAGCGACCGCATGTGCGCTCCGCGGAGGTCGAGCAGCTTCTCGCCGAGACGATGCCACTCGCCCAGGCACCAGCCACAGCCTTCACCTTACTCGACAATGCCGACATCCGGTACGGCACGGTGACGGACGTCGACGGGACAACGATCGAGCTCACCAAGGGCCGCTATCAACTCCTGCTCGAGCGGCGCGAGCGGCGGGTGCGCCAGGAGGCCTACCAGGTCTTCCACGCCCCCTACATCGCCCACCGGCACACGCTCGCTGCGCTCCTGAGCGCCGCGAACCAGCGCGATACGTTCTACGCACGGGCGCGACGCTACGAGTCGGCCCTCGCAGCAGCCCTCCACCCGGACAACATTCCGCTCGAGGTCTACACCACACTCATTGACCTCGTCCGCCAGCACCGCCATCTCCTGCAGCGGTATCTAGCGGTGCGCAAGCGGGTGCTCAGCCTGGAACGTCTTCGAACCTACGATTTGTACGTACCGCTCGTCGAGCGAGCAGATCACCGGTACACGTATGCCGAAGCGCGCGAGCTGGTCCTGGCAGCACTCCGTCCGCTCGGGTCGGAGTACATCGAGCCCTTGCAACAGGGGCTCGCGAGCCGGTGGGTCGATGTCCACGAGACGGTCGGCAAGCGGTCCGGTGGTTACAGCCTGGGGGTGTACGGTGTCCACCCGTACATCTTACTGAACTGGAACGGCACGCTGCGCGAGGTGTTCACGCTGGCACACGAGGTGGGGCACGCCATGCATTCCTACTTCAGCTCGCGGGCGCAACCCCATCCGACCGCTGAGTACACGATCTTCGTCGCCGAAGTCGCGTCGACCTTCAACGAGCGCCTGCTCACCCATGCACTCCTGGAACGCGCGACCGATGCACGGGAACGGGCCGCGCTCGTCAACGATGCTTTGGATACCTTCCGCATCGCGCTCTTCCGGCAAACGCTCTTCGCCGAGTTCGAGCTCCTGACGCACCAGGCTGTGGAGCGAGGGGAAGGGTTGAGCGCAGACGGGCTCTGCGAGCTGTACGGTCGCCTGATCAGCGAGTACTACGGTCCCGACCTGGAGGTGGACGAGGAAGTGCGGCACGAGTGGAGTCGGGTACCGCACTTCTATCGCGCGTTCTACGTCTACCAGTATGCGACCGGGCTGGTCGCCGCGACGGCGTTGGCGCGAGCCGTGCTCGCGGGCGACGAAGCGGCACAGCAGCGATATCTCGCCTTCTTGGCCGCCGGGTCGTCCAAGGACTCGCTGGACCTTCTTCGCGATGCGGGGGTCGATCTGACGACACCGGAACCGTACCTGGCTGCCTTCGCGACGATGGAGCAGGATCTCGTCACCCTCGAGGAGGCACTGACGCAACTCGGGATACTGCAGTCAGCCTGA
- a CDS encoding DUF2203 domain-containing protein, whose translation MERKERRYFTVEEARALVPRLRGLLIALQAEKRELDQLLGELRRLAPLAFLNGHGAQLERIEQRVAELTRSIREKVRVIHQLGVEVKDLDMGIVDFPSLRDGREVYLCWRVDEPTVAYWHDLDAGFRGRQPLEE comes from the coding sequence ATGGAGCGGAAGGAACGCCGTTACTTCACGGTCGAAGAGGCACGCGCACTCGTCCCACGCTTGCGTGGCTTGCTCATCGCACTTCAGGCGGAAAAACGCGAACTGGATCAGCTGCTCGGCGAACTCCGTCGGCTGGCACCACTCGCTTTTTTGAACGGCCATGGTGCCCAGCTGGAACGCATCGAGCAGCGGGTCGCCGAGCTGACCCGCTCGATCCGCGAGAAGGTACGGGTCATTCACCAGCTCGGGGTCGAGGTCAAGGATCTCGATATGGGTATCGTCGACTTTCCGAGCCTCCGTGACGGCCGCGAAGTCTACTTGTGTTGGAGGGTCGACGAGCCGACTGTCGCCTACTGGCACGACCTGGACGCCGGGTTTCGCGGGCGCCAACCGCTGGAGGAATGA
- a CDS encoding DMT family transporter → MREQAIADRRAARQHTIGGHLLLATTAVLWGSSYIGTRAIVGDVPPLLLGFLRALSATVVLGVLAKLAGESLRARSSAWIPLAGLGVLGVAYFYIGLNLALQWTTATAASFLSLPYPALTAVGGWLFLRERLGARQIAGIGLAALGATWLTVASAQDNVGGAWIGNLLALSITVAWTAYTLLGRRLLLKWTPLAATFHMMAAGTLVLALAAGLEYFGGGRPRWTVESTLITLYLGVVCTGLGYAFWNAGLRRVRAATASVYLYLQPVTVVVLGIALLGEQPSLVTLVAGALVIAGTALTAGGERAR, encoded by the coding sequence ATGCGAGAGCAAGCGATCGCTGACCGGCGAGCAGCGCGCCAGCACACGATCGGCGGGCACCTGCTGCTGGCAACGACGGCTGTGCTGTGGGGATCCTCGTATATCGGAACACGCGCGATCGTCGGAGACGTCCCACCGCTCCTCCTGGGATTCTTGCGTGCGCTGTCGGCGACTGTCGTCCTGGGAGTCCTGGCGAAGCTGGCCGGGGAATCACTGCGGGCACGGTCGAGCGCCTGGATCCCGCTGGCGGGACTGGGGGTACTGGGGGTCGCCTACTTCTACATCGGTCTGAACCTGGCGTTGCAGTGGACGACTGCGACCGCTGCCTCGTTCCTGAGCCTGCCGTATCCCGCCTTGACGGCAGTGGGAGGGTGGCTGTTCCTGCGGGAGCGATTGGGAGCGCGGCAGATCGCCGGGATCGGGCTGGCCGCACTGGGAGCCACTTGGTTGACCGTGGCCTCCGCGCAGGACAACGTCGGTGGTGCGTGGATCGGAAACCTGCTTGCGCTGTCCATCACGGTCGCCTGGACCGCCTATACGCTCCTGGGTCGTCGCCTTCTGCTGAAGTGGACGCCCTTGGCCGCGACCTTTCACATGATGGCGGCTGGCACGCTGGTCCTCGCTCTCGCGGCTGGGCTCGAGTATTTCGGCGGGGGGCGACCGCGCTGGACCGTGGAGTCCACCCTGATCACGCTGTATCTGGGTGTGGTGTGCACCGGACTCGGTTACGCGTTCTGGAACGCTGGACTCCGTCGTGTCCGTGCCGCGACCGCCAGCGTCTACTTGTATCTCCAACCGGTGACCGTCGTCGTTTTGGGAATCGCATTGCTCGGCGAACAGCCGTCGCTCGTGACACTCGTCGCAGGGGCGCTCGTCATCGCGGGGACGGCACTGACCGCCGGGGGTGAGAGGGCGCGCTGA
- a CDS encoding M55 family metallopeptidase has product MELVIVADLEGMSGVAERAWCDPARPEYARALEQYAEDVRAVSQAARAFGIARIRLLDWHGRAIPPSLCTSDIEPALLPLDRNPRLAVLLGFHARGDAPRAFAPCTLLPGLSIEWDGRPAGELALASRWLGEQGIPLLLVSGDRALTAEAELWTDQTTAIAVKLAHSPDRAECLPPDRARAALVDALQRVLARRSWWWVYRPSSPIDVTVSLPAGGQERLVASSMNELFVQLDRLVARAGGIPTLARLASS; this is encoded by the coding sequence ATGGAGCTCGTCATCGTCGCTGACCTGGAGGGAATGTCCGGTGTCGCTGAGCGAGCCTGGTGCGATCCAGCTCGTCCGGAGTACGCGCGCGCCCTCGAGCAGTACGCAGAGGACGTGCGCGCGGTGAGCCAGGCCGCTCGCGCTTTCGGGATCGCGCGTATTCGCCTTCTCGATTGGCACGGACGCGCTATTCCACCCAGCCTGTGTACCAGTGACATCGAGCCTGCGCTGCTCCCGCTCGACCGAAACCCGCGCTTGGCGGTCCTGTTGGGTTTTCACGCCCGCGGCGACGCTCCTCGTGCTTTCGCCCCCTGCACCCTTCTTCCCGGACTGTCCATCGAGTGGGATGGTCGACCAGCTGGGGAACTCGCGCTCGCCAGTCGTTGGCTCGGTGAGCAGGGTATCCCGCTCCTGCTCGTCTCCGGAGACCGCGCGCTGACCGCGGAAGCTGAACTCTGGACCGATCAGACGACAGCCATCGCCGTGAAACTGGCTCACTCCCCGGATCGAGCGGAGTGTCTTCCACCGGATCGTGCCCGGGCTGCGCTCGTCGACGCGCTGCAGCGTGTCCTCGCGCGCCGCTCCTGGTGGTGGGTCTACCGGCCGTCCTCACCGATCGATGTCACCGTGAGCCTGCCTGCGGGCGGTCAGGAGCGTCTGGTCGCATCGTCCATGAACGAGCTCTTCGTTCAACTGGATAGGCTCGTTGCTCGGGCGGGCGGCATCCCCACCCTCGCTCGGCTCGCGTCATCATGA
- a CDS encoding dihydrodipicolinate synthase family protein has product MGLAWQASDLRGVIALVPTPTKEGAEHWRTEDVVDLDETERMIRAILQDGATGVATNGTLGEMATLLREEWERFVAVVWETVRAIDPDRPLFIGATTLGTRETISRLRYLRKLGVRGTLLGRPFWSQLAPEAIIAFYRDIAEGFPEIAVLLYDNPEAFKGPIPTPVYAALADSSTVIGVKYVSLTPKYRADMDAVRGKIRLLPLESDWFWAWTLYPDEALGCWSSSMLCGPEPVRYLAEALERGDIEAARWITHRIEWTYEPFLARQNFQEFSRYNIPLEKIRFNAAGYVKAGPPLPPYHVVPENYRRGALEHAARWRQLVSEVQARRAMLA; this is encoded by the coding sequence ATGGGTCTTGCATGGCAAGCCAGCGACTTGCGAGGGGTCATTGCGTTGGTTCCCACGCCGACCAAAGAAGGGGCAGAGCATTGGAGGACGGAAGACGTGGTCGATCTCGATGAGACAGAGCGGATGATCCGGGCGATCCTCCAGGACGGCGCGACCGGTGTCGCCACGAACGGGACGCTAGGAGAGATGGCGACGCTCTTGCGTGAAGAGTGGGAGCGCTTCGTTGCAGTCGTTTGGGAAACCGTCCGTGCGATCGACCCTGATCGGCCCCTCTTCATCGGAGCGACTACCTTGGGTACGCGGGAGACGATCTCCCGCCTGCGCTATCTTCGCAAACTCGGGGTACGCGGCACGCTCTTGGGGCGACCATTCTGGTCGCAGTTGGCACCGGAGGCGATCATCGCTTTTTACCGCGATATTGCGGAGGGATTTCCGGAGATCGCCGTCCTCCTCTATGACAATCCCGAAGCCTTCAAAGGGCCCATTCCCACACCGGTCTATGCGGCCCTTGCTGACTCGAGCACCGTAATCGGGGTCAAATACGTTTCCCTGACACCCAAGTACCGAGCGGACATGGATGCGGTGCGTGGGAAGATTCGCCTCCTACCGCTGGAATCGGACTGGTTCTGGGCCTGGACACTCTATCCGGACGAAGCGCTCGGCTGCTGGTCGAGCAGCATGCTGTGCGGCCCTGAACCGGTGCGCTATTTGGCCGAAGCCCTCGAGCGAGGAGATATCGAAGCCGCTCGCTGGATCACGCATCGTATCGAGTGGACGTACGAGCCATTCTTGGCTCGGCAAAACTTTCAGGAATTTTCGCGCTACAATATTCCATTGGAGAAAATCCGGTTCAACGCAGCCGGATACGTGAAGGCGGGGCCACCACTCCCACCCTACCATGTGGTACCCGAGAACTATCGCCGAGGAGCGCTCGAGCATGCGGCTCGCTGGCGTCAGCTGGTCAGCGAGGTTCAGGCGCGCCGAGCCATGCTCGCTTGA
- a CDS encoding pyridoxamine 5'-phosphate oxidase family protein yields the protein METHALSHHVIRRHPERAVPDEASAILAAGMVAHVGFCEDGQPFVIPMSYHYDPQRPDRLYLHGARESRLLQVLASGAPVSVAVTLVDGLVYSRTAFNHSMNYRSVVCFGRANVIEDEAEQRTIFEAMTERYFPGRRAGVDYQPATAQQLAATLLVEIVIEEWSAKARRGGPRGPYDTDPTAPGTAGIVPLKE from the coding sequence ATGGAGACACATGCACTGTCACACCACGTCATCCGGCGACATCCGGAACGCGCCGTACCAGACGAAGCATCAGCCATCCTCGCTGCTGGAATGGTTGCGCATGTCGGCTTCTGCGAAGACGGCCAACCGTTCGTCATCCCGATGTCGTATCACTATGACCCACAGCGACCGGACCGGTTGTACCTCCATGGCGCGCGGGAGAGCCGGCTGTTACAGGTGCTGGCGAGTGGTGCCCCAGTCAGTGTCGCCGTGACACTCGTCGATGGACTGGTCTACTCACGAACTGCCTTCAACCATTCGATGAACTACCGTAGTGTCGTTTGTTTCGGCCGGGCTAACGTCATAGAGGACGAAGCCGAGCAACGGACGATCTTCGAGGCGATGACGGAACGGTACTTTCCCGGGCGCCGTGCCGGGGTCGACTATCAGCCTGCGACGGCTCAGCAACTGGCGGCGACGCTGCTCGTCGAGATCGTGATCGAGGAGTGGAGCGCGAAGGCCCGTCGTGGTGGACCGCGTGGCCCATACGATACCGATCCGACGGCGCCAGGCACGGCCGGCATCGTCCCCCTAAAGGAGTGA
- a CDS encoding GntR family transcriptional regulator yields the protein MVRTEWARKDSCPELLAGNGHEERETVAAQRAYDLLVDRLIRGVYRPGDWLNVRAVCAELGISRTPVMEAIKRLEQEGFLEVIPRAGCRVAQPGVDEMQQIFRMRIALEGIAAAEVAANPSPERLALLEELVREGNRAVEDQNPARFAAVNLAFHQAVAAASGSRRLFSVLQHCWLASRYYLASIPYFDKNMQRSAEEHAFIVQAIRFGWTEVAREAIAAHLQRCIFAFQQYLPHSQEQPAPAVPSPLGHETIPWLGRVHRLG from the coding sequence ATGGTACGTACCGAGTGGGCCCGGAAGGATTCTTGCCCAGAGCTTCTCGCCGGGAACGGCCATGAGGAGCGCGAAACGGTCGCCGCACAGCGGGCTTACGATTTGTTGGTCGATCGTTTGATCCGCGGCGTTTACCGACCGGGTGACTGGCTCAACGTCCGTGCCGTTTGTGCCGAGTTAGGCATTTCCCGGACACCAGTGATGGAGGCGATCAAACGGCTCGAACAGGAAGGGTTTCTCGAGGTCATCCCACGTGCCGGCTGTCGCGTCGCTCAGCCGGGTGTCGACGAGATGCAGCAGATCTTCCGCATGCGTATCGCCCTGGAAGGTATCGCGGCCGCGGAAGTGGCGGCGAATCCTTCCCCCGAGCGGCTTGCACTCCTCGAGGAACTCGTGCGAGAGGGCAATCGAGCTGTCGAAGACCAGAACCCGGCACGTTTCGCTGCGGTCAACCTCGCTTTCCATCAAGCGGTTGCCGCCGCAAGCGGTTCCCGCCGGCTGTTCAGTGTCTTGCAGCATTGTTGGTTGGCAAGCCGCTACTATCTGGCAAGTATCCCATATTTTGATAAAAATATGCAGCGCTCGGCTGAGGAGCATGCTTTCATCGTCCAAGCTATCCGTTTCGGCTGGACCGAAGTCGCCCGTGAGGCGATTGCGGCGCACCTCCAGCGCTGCATCTTTGCCTTCCAGCAATATTTACCGCACTCGCAGGAGCAACCAGCACCCGCTGTGCCGTCTCCCCTAGGCCATGAGACTATTCCTTGGCTCGGTCGTGTCCACCGCCTCGGATGA
- the ubiE gene encoding bifunctional demethylmenaquinone methyltransferase/2-methoxy-6-polyprenyl-1,4-benzoquinol methylase UbiE: MPRRGALQPPAEVRRMFDRIAPRYDVMNRLMTFGRDVTWRRAAARAALTHQPAVVLDVATGTGDLAFELAAQGAARVVALDFSRTMLRHAARKRSASGLDRVTLLCGDAMRLPFRDASIDACTIGFGLRNFPDYEAAIHELARVVRPGGVLVILETTPFQGPLAPLLRFYFDCFVPWLGGLVSGDRAAYSYLPRSTAAFPTASELTALLRAAGFASVQARKLMAGTVALHIAVRAEGGQPARDAVRAVPGLTEAARR; encoded by the coding sequence ATGCCCCGCCGTGGTGCACTACAACCGCCAGCGGAAGTCCGGCGTATGTTCGACCGGATCGCCCCGCGCTACGACGTCATGAACCGGCTGATGACGTTCGGCCGCGACGTGACCTGGCGCCGAGCAGCTGCCCGTGCCGCCCTCACTCACCAGCCAGCAGTCGTGCTCGATGTCGCGACGGGTACCGGGGACCTCGCCTTCGAGCTCGCTGCTCAGGGTGCAGCGCGCGTCGTCGCGCTCGACTTCAGCCGGACGATGCTTCGGCACGCCGCGCGCAAGCGCTCCGCGTCTGGTCTCGATCGGGTCACGCTCCTCTGCGGGGACGCGATGCGCCTCCCGTTCCGCGATGCCTCGATCGATGCCTGTACGATCGGCTTCGGATTGCGCAATTTTCCGGATTACGAGGCAGCGATCCACGAACTCGCCCGCGTCGTGCGCCCCGGCGGCGTACTTGTGATTCTGGAGACGACGCCCTTCCAAGGACCGCTCGCTCCCCTGCTTCGATTCTATTTCGACTGCTTTGTCCCCTGGCTCGGTGGCCTGGTCAGTGGTGACCGGGCAGCGTACAGCTATCTCCCCCGCTCGACAGCTGCCTTCCCTACAGCTAGCGAGCTTACGGCGCTCCTACGAGCGGCCGGTTTCGCTTCCGTGCAGGCCCGGAAACTCATGGCCGGTACCGTCGCGCTCCATATCGCGGTGCGTGCCGAGGGTGGACAGCCCGCGCGTGATGCGGTGCGAGCTGTACCTGGGTTGACGGAGGCCGCGCGCCGCTAA
- a CDS encoding YbhB/YbcL family Raf kinase inhibitor-like protein: protein MRTRLLAFRWSLTYLALAVVAGSLGCATAGTSPTVPLAAVRIQLTSPAFTTSGTLPTEYTCDGPDRSPPLSWSEPPPGTAAFVLLVEDPDAPGGIFTHWLLYDLPAATRSLPPAVPPDETLQSGARQGRNDFGTVGYRGPCPPPGRPHRYVFRLYALDRPTGLPPGAQRNEILRALEGHILAIGELVGTYGREPVR from the coding sequence ATGAGGACCCGGCTCCTGGCCTTCCGTTGGAGCCTCACCTACCTCGCTCTCGCGGTGGTCGCAGGGAGTCTCGGTTGCGCGACCGCAGGCACTAGTCCGACCGTTCCACTCGCAGCCGTCCGCATCCAGCTGACCAGCCCGGCGTTCACCACAAGCGGTACCCTGCCGACCGAGTACACCTGCGACGGCCCTGATCGTTCCCCACCGCTCAGCTGGTCGGAACCGCCTCCTGGGACGGCCGCGTTCGTCCTGCTCGTCGAGGATCCCGATGCTCCCGGTGGAATCTTCACCCACTGGCTCCTCTACGATCTCCCCGCGGCGACACGCTCCCTCCCGCCGGCCGTACCGCCCGACGAGACACTCCAAAGCGGTGCGCGGCAAGGCCGGAATGACTTCGGGACGGTCGGTTACCGCGGACCGTGTCCCCCGCCTGGTCGACCGCACCGGTACGTGTTCCGCCTGTACGCGCTCGATCGCCCGACTGGCCTCCCACCTGGAGCACAGCGGAACGAGATTCTGCGTGCCCTCGAGGGGCATATCCTGGCTATCGGTGAACTGGTCGGCACCTACGGTCGCGAGCCGGTGCGTTAG
- the gmd gene encoding GDP-mannose 4,6-dehydratase, translated as MPKQKTALITGITGQDGSYLAEFLLEQGYRVVGMQRRSSTETLWRIAHLLDKIELVQGDLLDQLSLIEIVQAYQPDEIYNLAAQSFVPTSWQQPVLTGEFTALGVTRLLEAVRLVKPDAKFYQASSSEMFGKAVEVPQNERTPFYPRSPYGVSKVYGHYITINYRESYGLFAVSGILFNHESPRRGLEFVTRKVTHGVAKIKLGLARELRLGNLDARRDWGYAPDYVQAMWLMLQQDQPDDFVVGTGKTHSVRQLCEIAFGCVGLNWEDYVVVDPALFRPADVDLLVADATKARTVLGWRPTVSFEEMIELMVDADLRLLKGEDVPPGMVAPVLRRGI; from the coding sequence ATGCCGAAGCAGAAGACGGCACTGATCACAGGGATCACTGGACAAGACGGCTCGTACTTGGCGGAGTTCCTGCTCGAACAGGGCTATCGGGTAGTCGGCATGCAGCGCCGGTCGAGCACCGAGACGTTGTGGCGGATCGCCCACCTCCTGGACAAGATCGAACTCGTGCAGGGGGACCTCCTCGACCAGCTCTCGCTGATCGAAATCGTGCAGGCGTACCAGCCGGACGAGATCTACAATCTGGCGGCGCAGTCGTTCGTGCCGACCTCGTGGCAACAACCGGTCCTGACGGGCGAGTTCACGGCGCTCGGGGTGACGCGGCTCCTGGAGGCGGTGCGGCTGGTCAAGCCGGACGCCAAGTTCTACCAGGCGAGCTCGTCGGAAATGTTCGGGAAAGCGGTCGAGGTTCCGCAGAACGAGCGCACACCCTTCTATCCGCGATCTCCCTACGGTGTCAGCAAGGTCTACGGGCATTATATCACGATCAACTATCGGGAGAGTTACGGATTGTTCGCTGTCTCGGGAATCTTGTTCAACCATGAGAGCCCACGCCGGGGTCTGGAGTTCGTCACGCGCAAAGTGACGCACGGGGTGGCCAAGATCAAGCTGGGCCTGGCCAGGGAGCTGCGGCTGGGGAATCTGGATGCCCGGCGGGATTGGGGTTACGCACCCGACTACGTGCAGGCGATGTGGCTGATGCTGCAGCAGGATCAGCCGGACGACTTCGTCGTCGGGACGGGGAAAACGCACTCGGTGCGACAGCTGTGCGAGATCGCCTTCGGCTGCGTAGGGCTGAACTGGGAAGACTACGTGGTCGTCGATCCAGCGCTCTTCCGGCCGGCGGACGTGGATCTCCTCGTCGCGGACGCGACGAAGGCGCGCACGGTACTCGGCTGGCGACCGACCGTCAGCTTCGAGGAGATGATCGAGCTGATGGTGGACGCTGACCTGCGGTTGCTCAAAGGGGAAGACGTGCCTCCGGGGATGGTGGCGCCAGTCCTCCGGCGCGGGATCTGA